Proteins co-encoded in one Odontesthes bonariensis isolate fOdoBon6 chromosome 24, fOdoBon6.hap1, whole genome shotgun sequence genomic window:
- the LOC142375206 gene encoding uncharacterized protein LOC142375206, with the protein MMQALGEEHLVGTLPRPTGLGVVRERPAAEGFPELPRIIDEDDGNSLASYVSSDDENELRGPIGVVFNDVDVPDFSFCEEADDVLENRGIVHDEEDSDTESCTSEGSVYSFSEGEVSWFDLEESDAEDSDSSASGPGTSRKRSREESEESQSDAKRPRKSCEESFGEEQFSGKPPPSTSGLSFLQSEGWDPSRHGGSCEATHLTSGLDYCVECFVDLIVKRARWDDSSSFKL; encoded by the exons ATGATGCAAGCACTCGGAGAGGAACACCTGGTCGGAACACTGCCACGTCCAACCG GTCTTGGCGTCGTCAGAGAGCGTCCTGCAGCTGAGGGATTCCCCGAGCTGCCCCGCATCATCGATGAAGATGACGGTAACAGTCTCGCTAGCTATGTCTCCTCAGATGATGAGAATGAGCTTAGAGGTCCTATCGGGGTAGTTTTTAATGATGTTGACGTCCCCGACTTCTCTTTTTGTGAGGAAGCCGATGATGTTTTGGAGAATCGGGGTATTGTTCATGATGAGGAGGACTCTGATACAGAAAGCTGTACCAGTGAGGGCTCAGTGTACTCGTTCTCTGAGGGAGAAGTTAGTTGGTTTGATCTGGAGgaaagcgatgcagaggactcGGATTCTTCCGCTTCTGGCCCTGGCACCTCCAGAAAGAGGAGCAGGGAGGAAAGCGAAGAATCGCAGTCCGATGCAAAGAGGCCGAGGAAGAGTTGTGAGGAGAGCTTTGGAGAGGAGCAGTTCTCTGGAAAGCCACCTCCCTCAACCTCTGGCCTCAGCTTCCTACAGAGTGAAGGCTGGGATCCCAGCAGGCACGGGGGGAGCTGTGAGGCAACTCATTTAACTTCTGGGCTCGACTACTGTGTGGAGTGCTTTGTGGACTTAATTGTTAAGAGGGCCAGATGGGATGACAGCAgttcttttaaactttag